The following coding sequences are from one Eleginops maclovinus isolate JMC-PN-2008 ecotype Puerto Natales chromosome 11, JC_Emac_rtc_rv5, whole genome shotgun sequence window:
- the LOC134872682 gene encoding claudin-4-like produces the protein MASTGMQMLASALCLLGWAGVIISCLMPTWRVTAFVGTTIVTSQTIWEGIWMTCVVQSTGQIQCKPYDSMLALSSDLQAARALIVLAIATGGAGLILAFVGGKCTRFLDDEGGGVKGKVAVAAGAVLIFTGLLCLIPTSWAAGSVVKKFYSAAIDAQRREIGASIYIGWGASILLMLGGGLFISSACPLKPSEADRSPSVRYLVVRSSNGSTKPGSQGGRVPAATSQPVGAFPRSQSSSVKPPLYTRPPWEDEPEQGSRLESEKSWAPSTKSEMKRLNSAKSEHSDAPSTKSQLKRAEEENLSFESDNEDASSNPTRTYI, from the coding sequence ATggcctccacagggatgcagATGCTGGCCAGCGCCCTGTGTCTCCTGGGCTGGGCAGGGGTCATCATCAGCTGCCTAATGCCCACATGGCGGGTCACAGCCTTTGTGGGAACAACCATCGTCACCTCGCAGACCATCTGGGAGGGCATCTGGATGACCTGTGTGGTGCAGAGCACAGGGCAGATCCAGTGTAAACCTTACGATTCTATGCTTGCTCTCAGCTCAGACCTACAGGCCGCCAGGGCTCTCATCGTCCTCGCCATCGCGACGGGCGGTGCAGGCCTCATTCTGGCCTTCGTTGGAGGGAAGTGCACTCGCTTTTTGGACGATGAAGGAGGTGGGGTTAAGGGCAAGGTGGCTGTAGCAGCAGGGGCTGTTTTGATTTTCACGGGGCTGCTGTGTTTGATCCCAACCTCGTGGGCTGCAGGGTCCGTGGTGAAGAAATTCTACAGCGCCGCCATAGATGCTCAACGTAGGGAGATCGGAGCCTCCATCTACATCGGCTGGGGAGCATCAATCCTACTTATGCTGGGAGGGGGGTTGTTCATCAGCTCAGCATGCCCCCTCAAACCCAGCGAAGCAGACAGGAGCCCTTCTGTCCGCTATTTGGTGGTCCGGTCCTCCAACGGGTCCACCAAGCCTGGTTCCCAAGGCGGCAGAGTACCAGCAGCAACATCTCAGCCTGTCGGAGCTTTTCCCAGGTCTCAAAGCTCATCAGTGAAACCTCCTCTGTATACAAGGCCTCCCTGGGAGGACGAGCCTGAGCAGGGCTCGAGGCTAGAGTCTGAAAAATCATGGGCACCATCAACAAAGTCTGAGATGAAAAGACTGAACTCTGCAAAGTCTGAACACAGTGATGCGCCTTCTACGAAGTCTCAGCTAAAACGAGCAGAAGAAGAGAATTTATCATTCGAGAGTGACAATGAGGATGCGTCCTCAAATCCAACAAGGacatacatttga
- the LOC134872689 gene encoding claudin-4-like, which yields MVSSGRQILGFVLAIIGFLGSIVICALPTWKVTAFIGANIVTAQVIWEGLWMNCVTQSTGQMQCKVYDSLLALPQDLQAARALVIIAIIAGFFGIILGMAGGKCTNFIEDETEKCKVAIASGIIFIIAGIMVLIPVCWSANTIIRDFYNPVMTNAQRRELGASLYLGWASAGLLFLGGGLLCSSCPPRVEKDYDVKYAKARSEHSSKAYV from the coding sequence ATGGTGTCCAGTGGAAGACAGATTCTGGGTTTTGTCCTGGCTATCATCGGTTTTTTGGGGAGCATCGTAATCTGCGCTCTGCCAACCTGGAAGGTAACAGCCTTCATTGGTGCCAACATCGTCACTGCTCAGGTGATCTGGGAGGGTTTGTGGATGAACTGTGTGACCCAGAGCACAGGCCAGATGCAGTGCAAGGTCTACGACTCTCTCCTGGCTTTACCTCAAGACCTTCAGGCCGCCAGAGCACTCGTCATCATTGCTATCATTGCCGGCTTCTTTGGGATAATTCTTGGCATGGCAGGGGGCAAGTGCACCAACTTTATTGAGGACGAAACGGAAAAGTGCAAAGTGGCCATCGCTTCAGGAATCATCTTTATCATCGCAGGCATCATGGTGCTTATCCCCGTCTGCTGGAGTGCCAACACCATCATCCGTGATTTCTACAACCCCGTCATGACCAATGCTCAGAGGAGGGAGCTGGGGGCCTCGCTCTACCTCGGCTGGGCCTCCGCAGGGCTGCTGTTCCTGGGTGGGGGGCTCCTCTGCAGCTCATGTCCCCCCAGAGTTGAGAAGGATTACGATGTGAAGTACGCCAAGGCTCGCTCTGAGCACAGCAGCAAGGCCTACGTTTAG
- the LOC134872683 gene encoding claudin-4-like translates to MAGQCMQIGGLTLVLIGVLGVCLTCGLPMWRQTSVVGAKSQLVWDGLWVTCIHQVTGQKECSRHTSSTKTADIRAGRALTLISIFISELGFVITLFGGGKTNCSDATLPTNSSFRKKVCLLGGGLCVLAGVLCLASVSWSAVATISTFRGPSVTATMKTEVGSSIYIGWASSMLLLLGGAVICCVCGERNQSPYSNAESSTNTQSHSSYEIQSDFSRVFDASATHHECINIYYTGLLGIMLI, encoded by the exons ATGGCAGGGCAGTGCATGCAAATCGGGGGTTTGACTCTGGTTCTGATAGGTGTTTTAGGAGTTTGTTTGACATGTGGACTACCGATGTGGCGTCAGACATCTGTTGTGGGAGCAAAGTCACAGTTG GTGTGGGATGGTTTATGGGTAACCTGTATCCATCAGGTCACAGGGCAGAAGGAGTGCAGTAGACACACATCCAGCACCAAGACTGCTGATATCCGGGCTGGACGTGCCCTCACACTGATCTCCATCTTCATCAGCGAACTGGGCTTCGTTATAACGCTCTTTGGAGGAGGCAAAACCAACTGTAGTGATGCCACACTTCCGACCAACTCTTCATTCAGAAAAAAG GTGTGTCTACTGGGTGGAGGTCTGTGTGTCTTAGCTGGCGTCCTGTGCCTGGCTTCAGTCAGCTGGTCAGCAGTAGCAACCATCTCAACCTTCAGAGGCCCCTCAGTGACTGCAACCATGAAGACAGAGGTGGGCTCCTCCATCTACATTGGCTGGGCCTCCTCCATGCTGCTCTTGCTCGGCGGTGCTGTGATCTGCTGCGTCTGTGGGGAGAGAAACCAATCTCCCTACTCCAATGCTGAATCCAGCACTAACACTCAATCGCATTCGTCTTATGAAATACAATCAGACTTTTCGAGGGTGTTTGACGCATCAGCCACACATCACGAGtgcataaatatttattatactgGGCTGTTGGGCATTATGCTAATTTAG
- the LOC134872690 gene encoding claudin-4-like yields MASLGLQILGVALAVLGWIGNILICMLPLWKVSAFIGNNIVVAQTIWEGLWMSCVVQSTGQMQCKVYDSLLALPPDLQAARAMVVIAILFSLFGLLLSVVGGKCTTCVGDKVVKARVAISAGVFFILSGALCLVTVSLPANTVIKDFYNPMVPDSQRRELGACLYCTMVSLALELVGVILSVLGWVLSVTSCALPMWRVSAFIGSNIVTAQVYWEGLWMNCVFQSTGQMQCKMYDSMLALPQDLQAARALTIVSIIVGVVALLISVVGAKCTNCIEDEGVKARVMAASGGGFITAALTQLVPVSWSAHTIIIEFYSPLIPSGQKMEIGAALYLGWAAAALLLIGGSILCCSCPPREEKPMRYSVHPQSRIAYSAAPRSNAPSSYNRRDYV; encoded by the exons ATGGCATCTTTAGGGCTGCAGATTCTCGGCGTTGCGCTGGCTGTGCTCGGATGGATTGGAAACATACTGATCTGTATGTTGCCCCTGTGGAAGGTGTCTGCTTTCATTGGGAACAACATTGTGGTGGCTCAGACCATCTGGGAGGGTCTCTGGATGAGCTGTGTTGTGCAGAGCACCGGTCAGATGCAGTGCAAGGTCTACGACTCCCTGCTGGCCCTACCTCCAGACCTCCAGGCTGCTCGGGCAATGGTGGTCATCGCCATCCTGTTCTCTTTGTTCggcctgctgctctctgtggtCGGAGGAAAATGCACCACCTGCGTAGGAGACAAGGTAGTGAAAGCCAGAGTTGCCATATCTGCAGGTGTCTTCTTCATCCTGAGTGGAGCTCTGTGCCTGGTGACCGTGTCGCTGCCTGCTAATACAGTCATCAAGGACTTCTACAACCCCATGGTTCCTGACTCCCAGCGGAGAGAGCTGGGTGCGTGTCTGTAC TGCACAATGGTGTCTTTGGCTCTTGAACTGGTCGGCGTCATCCTGTCGGTGCTCGGCTGGGTGCTGAGCGTGACCAGCTGTGCCTTGCCCATGTGGAGGGTCTCCGCCTTCATTGGCTCCAACATTGTCACAGCGCAGGTGTACTGGGAGGGCCTGTGGATGAACTGCGTCTTCCAGAGCACGGGGCAGATGCAGTGTAAGATGTACGACTCCATGCTGGCCTTACCTCAGGATCTGCAGGCCGCCAGAGCTCTCACCATTGTGTCCATCATTGTGGGGGTGGTTGCTTTACTCATATCTGTGGTGGGAGCAAAGTGCACCAACTGCATCGAGGATGAAGGGGTAAAAGCCAGAGTGATGGCCGCCTCTGGTGGCGGGTTCATCACAGCAGCTCTGACCCAGCTGGTGCCAGTTTCCTGGTCCGCTCATACCATCATAATCGAGTTCTACAGTCCACTGATACCCTCCGGGCAGAAGATGGAGATCGGGGCGGCGCTGTATCTGGGCTGGGCCGCCGCAGCATTGCTGCTGATTGGAGGGTCaatcctctgctgcagctgccctcCGAGGGAAGAGAAGCCAATGAGGTACAGCGTGCACCCCCAGAGTCGCATAGCTTACTCTGCCGCACCGAGGTCAAACGCACCCAGCTCATACAACAGGAGAGACTACGTGTGA
- the LOC134872688 gene encoding claudin-4-like, which yields MASQGLQIMGVLLAFIGWLGTIITCAMPMWRVTAFVGANIVTAQVIWEGLWMNCVVQSTGQMQCKVYDSMLALPQDLQAARAMVVIAVIVGVFGVLMAVAGGKCTNCMEDEVAKAKACIVSGVIFIIAAFLIMIPVSWSAHAVIRDFYNPMVIAAQRRELGAALYIGWGSAGLLLLGGGLLCNNCPPREGTRPYIPAKFAPARTASSNVDYV from the coding sequence ATGGCTTCTCAGGGTCTTCAGATCATGGGTGTGCTGCTGGCTTTCATCGGCTGGCTGGGCACCATCATCACCTGCGCTATGCCCATGTGGAGAGTCACCGCTTTCGTTGGGGCAAACATTGTCACGGCCCAGGTGATCTGGGAGGGCCTGTGGATGAACTGCGTGGTCCAGAGCACGGGCCAGATGCAGTGCAAGGTGTACGACTCCATGCTGGCTCTACCTCAGGACCTGCAGGCCGCCAGGGCCATGGTGGTCATCGCTGTGATTGTTGGAGTTTTTGGCGTCCTCATGGCCGTTGCTGGAGGGAAGTGCACCAACTGCATGGAGGACGAGGTGGCAAAAGCCAAAGCCTGCATTGTGTCCGGAGTGATCTTCATAATAGCTGCATTCCTGATCATGATCCCGGTGTCGTGGTCAGCTCACGCGGTGATCAGGGACTTTTATAACCCCATGGTGATCGCTGCTCAGAGGAGGGAGCTCGGGGCGGCTCTTTATATTGGCTGGGGCTCCgctgggctgctgctgctgggaggagGTCTGCTCTGCAATAACTGCCCCCCAAGAGAAGGCACAAGACCCTACATACCTGCCAAGTTCGCCCCTGCCAGAACCGCATCTTCAAACGTGGActatgtgtga
- the LOC134872687 gene encoding claudin-4-like has product MVSAGLQILGAALGIIGWIGAIIVCAIPMWKVTAFIGANIVTSQTSWEGIWMNCVHQSTGQMQCKVYDSMLALSSDLQAARALVIISIVVGILAILLSVAGGQCTNCVEDPASKTKVGIAAGVMFIVAGVLCLIPVCWTAHTIVQDFYNPLLVSSQKRELGAALYIGWGAAALMLIGGGLLCCNCPPKEEGAYTAKYKAPRSDASAPASIKDYV; this is encoded by the coding sequence ATGGTGTCTGCTGGGTTACAAATCCTGGGAGCAGCTCTAGGGATCATAGGATGGATCGGTGCCATAATCGTGTGCGCCATCCCCATGTGGAAGGTCACTGCTTTTATCGGCGCAAACATCGTGACCTCGCAGACCTCATGGGAAGGTATTTGGATGAACTGTGTGCACCAGAGCACTGGCCAGATGCAGTGTAAGGTCTACGACTCCATGCTGGCCCTCAGCTCTGACCTGCAGGCTGCCCGGGCTCTGGTCATCATCTCCATCGTGGTGGGCATCCTGGCTATCCTGCTCTCCGTAGCCGGGGGGCAATGCACCAACTGTGTGGAGGATCCGGCGTCCAAGACCAAGGTGGGCATTGCAGCTGGAGTTATGTTCATCGTAGCCGGGGTCCTCTGCCTCATCCCTGTCTGCTGGACGGCCCACACCATCGTGCAAGACTTCTACAACCCCCTGTTAGTCAGTTCCCAGAAGAGAGAGTTGGGTGCCGCGCTCTACATCGGATGGGGGGCCGCCGCCCTGATGCTGATCGGAGGGGGGCTGCTCTGCTGCAACTGCCCCCCTAAGGAAGAAGGAGCCTACACTGCAAAGTACAAAGCCCCCAGATCTGATGCCTCAGCACCAGCCTCCATCAAAGACTATGTCTAA